One window of the Natrinema sp. CBA1119 genome contains the following:
- a CDS encoding MFS transporter, whose protein sequence is MRSSSRPAIDTISDGVGEGIFLSLAEKLGDVPMIQSLFGEKAAVLRDTNFQLLLLANLVAPLGTALISPLLESLQHPYGATDATIGLLMTVFTAPSILMIPVVGVLADRYGRKPFLVVGLFVFSVAGTALAVTTSFRVVLFLRFCQGVSFAAVTPVIITSIGDLYTGRAEATGQGLRFSVSGLTQGFFPLIGGVLVGVAWQYPLLLYAIGIPISIVLALWFTEPTTPSRETASAVDRADRGTYVRELTAVLLRPRVASVLVFRMIPILLYITFMTYVSLLVVRSMGGTAGQAGILVALASATYAVAATQAGRFGSSFAGRILPLATAISLMAVGLVIVAFVPTVALATVGALALGVGFGMSLSLLRSVATGFAPTELRGGLVSVFESAGRLSATTAPIVVGFGIEFLDGSVPQTESLQLMVGGIGVVGGLVGIACLVVARTASPLPHQSGLVDSD, encoded by the coding sequence ATGCGATCGTCCTCCCGCCCTGCGATCGACACGATTTCAGACGGCGTCGGTGAGGGAATCTTTTTGAGCCTCGCCGAGAAACTCGGCGACGTGCCGATGATACAGTCGCTCTTCGGAGAGAAAGCGGCGGTTTTACGCGACACGAATTTTCAGCTTCTGTTGCTGGCGAACCTCGTTGCGCCACTCGGAACGGCACTTATCTCTCCGCTTCTCGAGTCCCTCCAGCACCCCTACGGCGCGACGGACGCGACCATCGGATTGCTGATGACCGTGTTCACCGCCCCGAGCATCCTGATGATTCCGGTGGTCGGTGTTCTGGCCGACAGATACGGGCGGAAGCCGTTCCTCGTCGTCGGATTGTTCGTTTTTTCGGTCGCCGGAACCGCACTCGCGGTAACGACGAGCTTTCGCGTCGTCCTGTTCCTTCGGTTCTGTCAGGGCGTCAGCTTCGCCGCGGTGACGCCGGTTATCATCACGAGTATCGGCGACCTCTATACCGGTCGTGCCGAAGCGACGGGACAGGGATTGCGATTTTCGGTATCCGGCCTGACACAGGGGTTCTTCCCGCTGATCGGCGGTGTACTGGTCGGCGTCGCGTGGCAGTACCCCCTGTTGCTGTACGCGATCGGTATCCCGATCTCGATCGTTCTCGCGCTGTGGTTTACCGAACCGACGACACCGTCTCGGGAGACCGCGTCAGCGGTTGATCGAGCCGACCGTGGGACCTACGTTCGCGAACTGACTGCCGTCCTGCTCCGACCGCGCGTCGCCTCGGTTCTCGTGTTCCGCATGATACCGATACTCCTGTATATCACGTTCATGACGTACGTGTCGCTGTTAGTCGTGAGATCGATGGGCGGCACGGCGGGGCAGGCCGGTATTCTGGTCGCGTTGGCCAGCGCCACCTACGCCGTCGCGGCGACGCAAGCCGGACGATTCGGCTCGTCGTTCGCCGGACGAATCCTCCCCCTTGCGACCGCGATATCGCTCATGGCGGTCGGCCTCGTGATCGTCGCGTTCGTCCCGACGGTCGCCCTGGCGACCGTCGGCGCGTTGGCACTCGGGGTCGGGTTCGGCATGTCGCTATCCCTCCTCCGAAGCGTCGCGACCGGATTTGCACCCACGGAACTCAGGGGTGGCCTCGTGAGCGTATTCGAATCGGCGGGTCGGCTTTCGGCGACCACAGCGCCGATCGTCGTCGGGTTCGGGATCGAGTTCCTCGACGGGTCGGTTCCCCAGACGGAGTCGTTACAGCTCATGGT
- a CDS encoding LLM class flavin-dependent oxidoreductase: MVDHGYVLPTRGIVLDSDGAQDQLARTRSCSTLARAAESMGFESVWAGDSVLAKPRLDPLSTLAAVAAETDAIELGTAIHLPHLRRPVAVAQQAATVDLLSGGRLSLGVGVGSGASVATEHEQLGVPFDRRGRVLDETLDVIRGLWDGAIDTYDGDFVTLEDADIGLRPTGDLPIYVASATFDPRDGYPKQIRRRIADHGDGWLPISKSPEMYAGGIDRAREIVDDAGRNPSAFGAAYYQDIVIDETREAALDQARDFIAAYYPEWGQMSDEQLERRGAFGPPSVVAEHLERYADAGVETFVTRFATTDQHAQLRRFRELL; this comes from the coding sequence ATGGTCGATCATGGATACGTCCTTCCGACGCGGGGTATCGTACTCGATTCCGATGGGGCACAGGACCAGCTCGCACGCACGCGGTCGTGTTCGACGCTCGCTCGAGCGGCCGAGTCGATGGGGTTCGAATCGGTCTGGGCAGGCGACAGCGTCCTCGCGAAACCGCGCCTCGATCCGCTGTCGACGCTCGCGGCCGTGGCGGCCGAGACGGACGCGATCGAACTGGGGACTGCGATCCACCTCCCGCATCTCCGGCGTCCGGTCGCCGTCGCCCAGCAGGCCGCGACGGTCGATTTGCTCTCTGGCGGCCGTCTGTCGCTCGGGGTCGGCGTCGGAAGCGGTGCGTCGGTCGCGACCGAACACGAACAACTCGGCGTCCCGTTCGACCGACGCGGCCGCGTGCTCGACGAGACCCTCGACGTGATTCGCGGGCTGTGGGACGGGGCGATAGACACGTACGACGGCGACTTCGTCACGCTCGAGGACGCCGATATCGGATTACGGCCGACCGGGGATCTTCCCATCTACGTCGCATCGGCGACGTTCGACCCGCGCGACGGATATCCGAAACAGATCCGTCGGCGGATCGCGGACCACGGCGACGGCTGGCTGCCGATTTCGAAGTCACCGGAGATGTACGCCGGCGGAATCGACCGCGCTCGAGAGATCGTCGACGACGCCGGCCGCAATCCGTCGGCGTTCGGCGCGGCGTACTATCAGGACATCGTCATCGACGAGACGCGCGAGGCGGCCCTCGATCAGGCTCGCGACTTCATCGCAGCGTACTATCCCGAATGGGGGCAGATGTCTGACGAGCAACTCGAGCGTCGGGGCGCGTTCGGCCCGCCGTCGGTCGTCGCCGAGCATCTCGAACGGTATGCCGACGCGGGCGTCGAGACGTTTGTCACGCGGTTCGCGACGACGGATCAGCACGCGCAACTCCGTCGGTTTCGAGAACTATTGTAG
- the rdfA gene encoding rod-determining factor RdfA yields MSDALENEYQCTCKIGGAIGRYNLDGLNGELQHRRDMADASLLTLAECLNERILETALAEAETDLTDGAYGAVSADALSAVYETLTSDTAPTDREARVRKRFE; encoded by the coding sequence ATGAGTGATGCTCTCGAGAACGAATACCAGTGCACGTGCAAAATCGGCGGCGCCATCGGTCGGTACAATCTCGACGGACTAAACGGAGAACTCCAGCACCGACGCGACATGGCGGACGCGAGTCTTCTGACGCTCGCGGAGTGTCTCAACGAGCGGATCCTCGAGACGGCGCTCGCCGAGGCAGAGACTGATCTAACGGACGGCGCGTACGGGGCAGTTAGCGCCGACGCCCTCTCAGCGGTGTATGAAACGCTGACGAGCGACACAGCGCCGACCGATCGCGAAGCGCGAGTCCGAAAACGCTTCGAATAG
- the sod gene encoding superoxide dismutase: protein MADHELPPLPYDYDALEPALSEQVLTWHHDTHHQGYVNGLNSAEETLAENREEGDFGSTPGALKNVTHNGCGHYLHTLFWENMSPNGGGEPEGDLADRIEEDFGSYEGWKGEFEAAAGAAGGWALLVYDPVSKQLRNVAVDKHDQGALWGSHPILALDVWEHSYYYDYGPDRGDFIDAFFDVVNWEKAEEEYQTCLGHFE from the coding sequence ATGGCTGATCACGAACTTCCACCGCTTCCGTACGATTACGACGCGCTCGAACCGGCACTGTCCGAACAGGTACTGACCTGGCATCACGATACCCACCACCAGGGCTACGTTAACGGACTGAACTCCGCCGAGGAAACCCTCGCGGAAAACCGCGAGGAGGGCGACTTCGGCTCCACGCCCGGAGCCCTCAAGAACGTCACCCACAACGGCTGTGGACACTATCTCCACACGCTGTTCTGGGAGAACATGTCCCCCAACGGCGGCGGGGAGCCGGAGGGCGACCTCGCCGACCGCATCGAGGAGGACTTCGGCTCCTACGAGGGCTGGAAGGGCGAGTTCGAGGCAGCTGCCGGCGCAGCCGGTGGCTGGGCACTGCTCGTGTACGACCCGGTTTCCAAGCAGCTTCGCAACGTCGCGGTCGACAAGCACGACCAGGGCGCACTCTGGGGCTCTCACCCCATCCTCGCGCTGGACGTCTGGGAACACTCCTACTACTACGACTACGGACCGGACCGCGGAGACTTCATCGACGCCTTCTTCGACGTCGTCAACTGGGAGAAGGCCGAAGAGGAGTACCAGACCTGCCTCGGCCACTTCGAGTAG
- the ndk gene encoding nucleoside-diphosphate kinase has product MSDHERTFVMVKPDAFARGLVGTVVSRLEDRGLKLVGIKVETMPRERAEEHYGEHEDKPFYDDLVDFITSGPVVPMVWEGQDATRQVRQMIGETDPLEAAPGTIRGDYALDLGRNVVHAADHEDEGANEREIGIHFDDDELIDYDQHDAEWLYE; this is encoded by the coding sequence ATGAGCGATCACGAGCGCACGTTCGTGATGGTCAAGCCCGACGCGTTCGCACGCGGGCTCGTGGGAACTGTCGTCTCTCGGCTCGAGGACCGCGGGCTCAAGCTCGTCGGTATCAAAGTCGAAACGATGCCCCGCGAACGGGCGGAAGAACACTACGGCGAACACGAGGACAAGCCGTTCTACGACGACCTCGTCGACTTCATCACCTCGGGGCCCGTCGTCCCGATGGTCTGGGAGGGACAGGACGCGACCCGACAGGTTCGCCAGATGATCGGCGAGACCGACCCGCTCGAGGCAGCTCCCGGAACGATTCGGGGAGACTACGCGCTCGATCTCGGTCGGAACGTCGTTCACGCCGCAGACCACGAGGACGAGGGCGCAAACGAGCGCGAAATCGGGATCCACTTCGACGACGACGAACTGATCGATTACGATCAGCACGACGCCGAGTGGCTCTACGAGTAA
- a CDS encoding 50S ribosomal protein L24e, which produces MVEKRTCDYTGEEIEPGTGIMYVQRDGTVLHFVDSKAEKNFKLGREPRDLEWTEDGRRGKGPAQEDAPADEEAEQVAVDDDEDPETEAGAVDEPEEDVAAEDDTPETDAEETNADADAEETDAEETETEAEEA; this is translated from the coding sequence ATGGTCGAGAAACGCACCTGCGACTACACGGGCGAAGAGATCGAACCCGGCACGGGCATCATGTACGTCCAGAGGGACGGTACCGTGCTCCACTTCGTCGACTCCAAGGCGGAGAAAAACTTCAAGCTCGGGCGCGAACCACGCGACCTCGAGTGGACCGAGGACGGTCGTCGCGGCAAGGGTCCCGCCCAAGAAGACGCACCTGCCGACGAGGAAGCCGAGCAGGTTGCAGTCGATGACGACGAGGACCCCGAGACGGAAGCAGGCGCCGTCGACGAGCCCGAGGAAGACGTGGCTGCCGAGGACGACACTCCGGAGACCGACGCCGAGGAGACCAACGCAGACGCCGACGCCGAGGAAACCGACGCTGAAGAAACCGAGACCGAAGCCGAGGAAGCATGA
- a CDS encoding 30S ribosomal protein S28e — translation MSAEEEESGSTPAEVIEVVGKTGMHGEAMQVKCRIKEGENQGRIITRNCLGPVREGDVLQLRETAREADSIGGQ, via the coding sequence ATGAGTGCTGAAGAGGAAGAAAGCGGCTCTACGCCCGCCGAGGTCATCGAGGTCGTCGGTAAGACCGGCATGCACGGCGAAGCCATGCAGGTCAAGTGCCGGATCAAGGAGGGCGAGAATCAGGGACGAATCATTACCCGAAACTGCCTCGGGCCGGTCCGCGAAGGGGACGTACTCCAGCTTCGCGAGACCGCCCGTGAGGCGGACTCCATCGGAGGACAATAA
- the rpl7ae gene encoding 50S ribosomal protein L7Ae, which produces MSVYVTTDIPADLADDALEALEVARDTGRVKKGTNETTKAIERGNAELVYVAEDVSPEEIVMHLPELADEKGIPVVFIETQDDVGHAAGLEVGSAAAAIVDAGEAEDDVEDIADKVEDLD; this is translated from the coding sequence ATGTCAGTTTACGTAACTACGGACATCCCAGCCGACCTCGCCGACGACGCCCTTGAGGCGCTCGAGGTCGCACGAGACACCGGTCGAGTAAAGAAAGGAACGAACGAAACCACGAAGGCGATCGAGCGCGGCAACGCCGAGCTCGTCTACGTCGCCGAAGACGTCTCCCCCGAGGAGATCGTCATGCATCTGCCCGAACTCGCAGACGAGAAGGGGATTCCTGTCGTCTTCATCGAGACCCAGGACGACGTCGGCCACGCCGCCGGCCTCGAGGTCGGCTCGGCCGCCGCGGCAATCGTCGACGCCGGCGAAGCCGAAGACGACGTCGAGGACATCGCCGACAAGGTCGAGGACCTCGACTGA
- the tmcA gene encoding tRNA(Met) cytidine acetyltransferase TmcA: MNVDVVGLVESLAEEATRANERRMLVLAGDRERGYDALESILDTLPVGITETTLVGPDDRLRCEQIPQVNAGDLLGTTRDVIAIDAHEELQPNALGKVVGAVDGGGLLVVLTPPLETWPDRRDGFDASLAVPPFELDDVTGRFRRRLVETLREHRGIAILDLDTEQVEADGLTDPAPRLSPKTPTPPPDHRFPAAAYEACLTADQIDAVAAFESLLDSDRAVVLEADRGRGKSSAAGLAAGAFAIDGEDVLVTAPAARNAAELFDRAGELCERLEGDAAIVEPRRIETATGGSIGFHEPPDAIADLESADVVVVDEAAALPVATLESLLTADRVAFATTIHGYEGAGRGFSVRFRDRLIESDHAVTDCTLVEPIRYAAGDPIEVWAFRALLLDARPPVEPLVDAATPESVDYRRLEAAEALADERLLREAFGLLVLAHYRTEPNDLARLLDAPNLEARALTHDGHVVSVALLAREGNLSAETRAMMYEGGRVRGNMLPDILTSQLRDEAAGEPAGLRVVRIATHHAARSQGLGSRLLERVREEFTDSTESAGPDRGERGDDAAIDWLGTGFGATPGLLEFWRENGYRTVHVSTTRNDASGEYSALMLAPTSDAGRAVRDRHADWFAGRFAALCSDALDDFEPDIARAVLRSVDTDAGPPLALTDHEWRVVAGATYGPGLFDVDPGPFRHLVVRYFVDDPDTADLTDREERLLVARVLQGRDAETIAERLGYHSSGQCMRALGDALRPLVDRYGTDAAVEVRERFDDG, translated from the coding sequence ATGAACGTCGATGTCGTCGGACTCGTCGAGTCGCTCGCCGAGGAGGCGACGCGAGCGAACGAACGACGGATGCTGGTGCTCGCGGGCGATCGCGAGCGGGGGTACGACGCGCTCGAGTCGATCCTCGATACGCTCCCTGTTGGGATCACCGAGACGACGCTCGTCGGTCCCGACGACCGACTCCGGTGCGAACAGATTCCACAGGTCAACGCGGGCGACCTCCTCGGGACGACGCGGGACGTAATCGCTATCGACGCTCACGAGGAACTTCAGCCGAACGCGCTCGGGAAAGTCGTCGGGGCGGTCGACGGTGGGGGACTCCTCGTGGTACTCACACCGCCGCTCGAGACGTGGCCGGACCGCCGCGACGGATTCGACGCCTCCCTCGCCGTCCCGCCGTTCGAACTGGACGACGTTACCGGTCGGTTCAGACGCCGTCTCGTCGAGACGCTGCGAGAACACCGCGGGATCGCTATCCTCGACCTCGATACTGAGCAAGTCGAGGCCGACGGGCTGACCGATCCGGCCCCGCGGCTGTCACCGAAGACGCCGACTCCACCCCCGGACCACCGGTTTCCGGCCGCCGCCTACGAAGCCTGTCTCACGGCGGATCAGATCGACGCCGTCGCCGCATTCGAGTCACTACTCGATAGCGACCGAGCCGTCGTCCTCGAGGCCGATCGTGGCCGCGGCAAGTCCAGCGCGGCGGGTCTGGCTGCGGGGGCGTTCGCCATCGATGGCGAGGACGTCCTGGTAACCGCTCCCGCCGCGCGGAACGCGGCGGAACTGTTCGACCGCGCGGGGGAACTCTGCGAACGCCTCGAGGGCGATGCCGCGATCGTCGAACCCCGCCGAATCGAGACGGCTACCGGTGGCTCGATCGGATTCCACGAGCCCCCCGACGCGATCGCGGACCTCGAGTCGGCGGACGTCGTCGTCGTCGACGAGGCGGCCGCGCTCCCGGTCGCGACCCTCGAGTCGCTACTGACGGCCGATCGCGTCGCGTTCGCCACGACGATCCACGGCTACGAGGGAGCCGGACGGGGGTTCTCGGTCCGATTCCGCGATCGGCTCATCGAGAGCGACCACGCCGTTACCGACTGCACGCTCGTGGAACCCATCCGGTACGCGGCGGGCGATCCGATCGAAGTGTGGGCCTTCCGCGCGTTGTTGCTCGACGCTCGCCCACCGGTAGAGCCGCTCGTGGACGCCGCCACACCCGAATCGGTCGACTACCGGCGACTCGAGGCGGCCGAAGCGCTCGCGGACGAACGCCTGCTCCGCGAGGCCTTCGGGCTGCTCGTCCTCGCACACTATCGGACCGAGCCGAACGACCTCGCTCGATTGCTCGACGCGCCGAACCTCGAGGCCCGCGCACTCACCCACGACGGTCACGTCGTCAGTGTCGCGCTGCTCGCACGCGAGGGAAACCTCTCGGCGGAGACCCGAGCGATGATGTACGAGGGCGGCCGTGTCCGCGGAAACATGCTGCCCGACATACTGACGAGCCAGCTCCGGGACGAGGCGGCGGGCGAGCCGGCGGGACTCCGCGTCGTCCGCATCGCCACCCACCACGCTGCCCGCTCGCAAGGACTTGGCTCGCGGTTGCTCGAGCGCGTTCGCGAGGAGTTTACCGATAGCACCGAGAGCGCCGGTCCAGATCGCGGAGAGCGTGGCGACGACGCCGCAATCGACTGGCTCGGAACCGGCTTCGGCGCGACCCCCGGCCTCCTCGAGTTCTGGCGCGAGAACGGCTACCGGACGGTCCACGTCTCGACGACGCGCAACGACGCCAGCGGCGAGTACTCTGCACTCATGCTCGCGCCGACCAGCGACGCGGGCCGGGCGGTACGCGACCGCCACGCCGACTGGTTCGCCGGCCGGTTCGCCGCCCTGTGTTCGGACGCGCTCGACGATTTCGAGCCCGATATCGCCCGCGCGGTGCTTCGAAGCGTCGACACCGACGCCGGACCGCCGCTGGCGCTGACCGACCACGAGTGGCGCGTCGTCGCGGGTGCCACCTACGGACCGGGGCTGTTCGACGTCGATCCCGGCCCGTTCAGACACCTCGTCGTGCGATACTTCGTGGACGACCCTGATACAGCCGACCTGACCGATCGCGAGGAACGGCTGCTCGTCGCGCGCGTCCTCCAGGGTCGGGACGCGGAGACCATCGCCGAACGGCTCGGGTACCATTCGTCGGGACAGTGTATGCGGGCGCTCGGCGACGCGCTCCGTCCGCTCGTCGATCGCTACGGGACGGACGCGGCGGTCGAGGTCCGGGAGCGGTTTGACGATGGGTGA
- a CDS encoding SDR family NAD(P)-dependent oxidoreductase: MTNQRGAIIVGASSGIGEALARRLAADGYEIGMAARRTERMERIGAALPTKSYVATMDVTATEDARAGFFELAEAMPSVDLVVISAGTAARNRDLEWEPEKRTIDVNVRGFTALATAAMEYFERNPDRASESDGHLVGLSSVAAHVGNDDAPAYNASKAYVSTYLEGLRYRQADRDADVTITTIEPGFVDTELSMGGFWECSPETAAEQIARAISKKRAHAYVTRRWRAIAWVLDLVPDALLRRLL, encoded by the coding sequence ATGACCAACCAGCGCGGAGCGATAATCGTCGGCGCGTCGTCGGGTATCGGCGAGGCGCTGGCCCGTCGACTCGCCGCCGACGGCTACGAGATCGGCATGGCGGCCCGGCGAACGGAACGGATGGAGCGGATCGGCGCGGCCCTCCCGACGAAATCCTACGTCGCGACGATGGACGTCACCGCGACTGAGGACGCTCGAGCGGGCTTTTTCGAGCTCGCCGAGGCGATGCCGTCGGTCGACCTCGTCGTCATCAGCGCCGGGACTGCGGCCCGCAATCGCGACCTCGAGTGGGAACCCGAGAAGCGAACGATCGACGTGAACGTCCGGGGCTTTACGGCCCTCGCGACGGCCGCGATGGAGTACTTCGAGCGCAATCCCGACCGCGCGAGCGAGTCGGACGGCCACCTCGTGGGACTCTCCTCGGTCGCGGCGCACGTCGGCAACGACGACGCCCCGGCGTACAACGCTTCGAAGGCCTACGTGTCGACCTATCTCGAGGGGCTGCGCTACCGACAGGCCGATCGCGACGCGGACGTGACGATCACGACCATCGAGCCAGGCTTCGTCGACACCGAGCTCTCGATGGGCGGCTTCTGGGAGTGTTCGCCCGAGACGGCGGCCGAACAGATCGCTCGAGCGATATCGAAGAAACGGGCCCACGCCTACGTCACTCGGCGCTGGCGAGCTATCGCGTGGGTTCTCGATCTGGTTCCGGACGCGCTGCTTCGACGGCTGTTGTGA
- a CDS encoding DUF456 domain-containing protein → MVDVITVVAVALLVGAIAGAAVPMVPSGLLSLSGLGVYWWGAGLEELSVLTFTVLVFIAVITALVEFFGGSIAARAGGASWLTTAAAAIVGILLMIVTGPLGLLVGLFGTVFVLEFVRNGELEGSTRSAVYTTIGVLASTAVQVLLTVSILLGFLAAVFLL, encoded by the coding sequence ATGGTCGACGTCATCACCGTCGTCGCGGTCGCGTTGCTCGTGGGTGCCATCGCCGGAGCCGCCGTCCCGATGGTCCCGAGCGGCCTCCTCTCGCTTTCCGGACTCGGCGTCTACTGGTGGGGGGCCGGACTCGAGGAGCTGAGCGTGCTCACCTTCACCGTCCTCGTGTTCATCGCCGTCATCACCGCGCTCGTCGAGTTCTTCGGCGGCTCGATCGCCGCCCGGGCCGGCGGTGCCTCGTGGCTGACGACCGCAGCCGCGGCCATCGTCGGCATCCTCCTCATGATTGTCACCGGCCCGCTGGGGCTGCTCGTCGGCCTCTTCGGCACCGTCTTCGTCCTCGAGTTCGTTCGCAACGGCGAACTCGAGGGGAGCACGCGATCGGCGGTCTACACGACGATCGGCGTCCTCGCGTCGACGGCGGTGCAGGTCCTGCTGACGGTGTCGATCCTACTCGGATTCCTCGCGGCCGTCTTTCTCCTGTGA
- a CDS encoding glutamate--tRNA ligase: MNDELRERVEREAEKHALLNAVKHESDADVGAIMGPLMGDNPDFREHGDEIPGIVGGVVGRMNDLDYKDKRERLEELAPEELAEIEAEEEEDEHDLPELPNADDYDAIRMRCAPNPNGPWHVGHARMPAVIGTYRERYDGWFCVRFDDTDPETKRPDLEAYDAILEDLDYLGFEPDATYRASDRLETYYDHARDLIEMGGAYTCSCSGEEFSELKNSGEACPHRQKDEATVLEEFDGMIDGEYSSGELVLRVKTDIEHKNPALRDWVAFRMIDTPHPREEASEYRCWPMLDFQSGVDDHLLEITHIIRGIDLQDSAKRQRFVYDYFDWEYPEVIHWGHVQLDDYDVKMSTSTISELIKDGELDGWDDPRAPTLKSLRRRGIRGEAIVEAMTGLGTSTTDVDLAMSSIYANNRDLIDEETDRRFLVRDGNQIPLGGSPPEVGTPPLHPNHEERGVREIPVGDSVMLEPDDLPEREERIWLKGLGCFQFTRDVLQYTGEDIEVVREGDVDVIHWVPADERVPVRMRTMDGDVRGHAEPGVGDLAPDDMVQFERVGFARIDRHDEADEETVAYYAHP, encoded by the coding sequence ATGAACGACGAGTTACGCGAGCGCGTCGAGCGCGAGGCCGAGAAGCACGCGCTGTTGAACGCCGTGAAACACGAGAGCGACGCCGATGTCGGCGCTATCATGGGACCGCTGATGGGCGACAACCCCGACTTCCGCGAGCACGGCGACGAGATTCCGGGTATCGTCGGCGGCGTCGTGGGTCGAATGAACGACCTCGACTACAAGGACAAACGCGAACGGCTCGAGGAACTCGCACCCGAGGAACTCGCCGAGATCGAGGCCGAGGAGGAGGAAGACGAGCACGATCTTCCGGAGCTACCCAACGCCGACGACTACGACGCCATCCGGATGCGGTGTGCGCCGAACCCGAACGGTCCGTGGCACGTCGGCCACGCCCGGATGCCCGCCGTCATCGGCACCTACCGCGAGCGCTACGACGGCTGGTTCTGCGTGCGCTTCGACGACACCGACCCCGAGACCAAACGGCCGGATCTCGAGGCCTACGATGCGATCCTCGAGGACCTCGACTACCTCGGCTTCGAACCCGACGCGACTTACAGGGCGAGCGATCGCCTCGAGACCTACTACGACCACGCCCGCGACCTGATCGAGATGGGCGGGGCCTACACCTGCTCGTGTTCGGGCGAGGAATTCTCGGAGCTGAAGAACTCGGGTGAGGCCTGTCCCCACCGACAGAAGGACGAGGCGACCGTGCTCGAGGAGTTCGACGGGATGATCGACGGCGAGTACAGCAGCGGCGAACTGGTTCTGCGGGTCAAGACCGACATCGAGCACAAGAACCCCGCGCTGCGCGACTGGGTCGCGTTCCGGATGATCGACACGCCCCACCCCCGCGAGGAGGCCAGCGAGTACCGCTGCTGGCCGATGCTCGACTTCCAGTCGGGGGTCGACGATCACCTGCTCGAGATCACGCACATCATCCGCGGGATCGACCTGCAGGATTCGGCCAAACGACAGCGCTTCGTCTACGACTACTTCGACTGGGAGTACCCTGAGGTCATCCACTGGGGCCACGTCCAACTCGACGATTACGACGTGAAGATGAGCACGTCGACCATCTCGGAACTCATCAAGGACGGCGAACTCGACGGTTGGGACGACCCGCGCGCGCCGACGCTGAAGAGTCTGCGCCGGCGCGGCATCCGCGGCGAGGCCATCGTCGAGGCGATGACCGGGCTCGGCACTTCGACCACCGATGTCGATCTCGCGATGAGTTCGATCTACGCGAACAACCGCGACCTGATCGACGAGGAGACCGACCGCCGGTTCCTCGTCCGCGACGGCAACCAGATCCCCCTCGGCGGGAGCCCGCCCGAAGTGGGGACGCCGCCGCTTCATCCCAACCACGAGGAGCGCGGCGTTCGCGAGATCCCCGTCGGCGATTCGGTGATGCTCGAGCCCGACGACCTCCCCGAGCGCGAGGAGCGCATCTGGCTCAAGGGGTTGGGCTGTTTCCAGTTCACCCGCGATGTCCTCCAGTACACGGGCGAGGACATCGAAGTCGTCCGCGAGGGCGACGTGGACGTGATCCACTGGGTGCCGGCCGACGAGCGCGTCCCCGTCCGCATGCGAACGATGGATGGCGACGTTCGGGGGCACGCGGAACCGGGCGTCGGTGACCTCGCTCCCGACGACATGGTGCAGTTTGAACGGGTCGGGTTCGCGAGAATAGACCGACATGACGAGGCGGACGAGGAGACGGTCGCGTACTACGCGCATCCCTGA